The Endozoicomonas sp. 4G DNA segment ACCGAATACACAGACTGTCGCTCCTGAAGAAAAACGGCCACCGGCTATTTTTCTGATGGGACCCACTGCCTCTGGTAAAACGGATCTGGCGATCCAGTTGGCACAGAGGCTGCCCTGTGAGTTGGTCAGTGTTGATTCGGCACTGGTCTACAAAGGAATGGATATAGGAACGGCCAAACCCTCTGCCCAGGAACTGGCGCAGGCTCCGCACCGGTTGATTGATATCCGGGATCCTGCCGAGCCTTATTCGGCAGCCGACTTCTGTGAGGACGCTCTCAGGGAAATGACGGAAATTACTAATAAGGGAAACATACCTCTTCTTGTGGGAGGTACCATGCTCTATTTCAAGGCACTTCGGGATGGTCTGGCAAACTTGCCTGCGGCGGATCCACAGATCAGGGAAACGTTGCTGGGCCGGGCTGAGTCTGAGGGTTGGCAGGCACTTCATGAGGAGCTGCAAAGCGTTGATCCAGTGGCTGCCCGTCGCATTAAACCAACGGATACCCAGCGTCTGCAAAGAGCCCTGGAAGTTTATTATGCGACAGGCAAAGTACTTTCCCAGTGGCATCAGGAGCAGGAAACCCGTCAACTGCCTTATAATGTTGTGAATCTGGCCATAGCCCCCAGAGATCG contains these protein-coding regions:
- the miaA gene encoding tRNA (adenosine(37)-N6)-dimethylallyltransferase MiaA; the protein is MTSEPNTQTVAPEEKRPPAIFLMGPTASGKTDLAIQLAQRLPCELVSVDSALVYKGMDIGTAKPSAQELAQAPHRLIDIRDPAEPYSAADFCEDALREMTEITNKGNIPLLVGGTMLYFKALRDGLANLPAADPQIRETLLGRAESEGWQALHEELQSVDPVAARRIKPTDTQRLQRALEVYYATGKVLSQWHQEQETRQLPYNVVNLAIAPRDRSVLHQRIETRFKLMLEQNFVDEVRALYERGDLDISLPSIRAVGYRQVWGYLEGEMDYATMVEKGVVATRQLAKRQLTWLRSWPDIHWLDSLSENRLEEALKWLKPALT